In the genome of Lathyrus oleraceus cultivar Zhongwan6 chromosome 4, CAAS_Psat_ZW6_1.0, whole genome shotgun sequence, the window GAGATTTCAAGACCAAATTATTCCCAGTCTTGAAAAATTCCAAGGCTCTATCTTTCATAATCACCAAGAAAACTTTTTCAACCAGTTGTCCAACACATAGAAGATTTCACTTCATTCCAGGTACGTAGATTACTTTAATCATGGCTTTTCCCCCATTGCTCCTGTGAATAACTATGTTGCCAATACCTTTTGCTTGCAACGAGATATTATTAGTAAGTTTGACCCTGCTCTTCATCGACGAGTCGAAATCTGCTAATAAAACTTTTAGACCAATCATCTGATTCGAGCAACTCGTGTCGAGGAACCAGATCTTGGAGTCGATATGGTCATCTGCAAATGCAGCCATAACCACCATATCTTCATAATCATCTGAATCTTGGCGTGCAAGGTTTGCTCCTTCCTCCTTGCTTTTTGTTGCTCCCTTATATTTATTGTACCAATCATTCTTGGCCAAGTGACCCCACTTTTCACAGTTATAAAACTCCACACCTTTTTTTCTCTTTGTCTTCCTGATATGAGTTTCCTTCTCCTCTTTTCGAGGATTTAAAATCCCTATCATCGACCTTATGCTTTTGAGGGTTCAACCAAGACTTCTTGCTCCGAGTCTTGCCTACTTTTCCCTTGAACTTGTTGGAGCCACCATGCTTCTTCTAAGCCTGAGCCTAAAGTGCTTGTATCGAATCTTAAACACCTTTCATTTCGAAAATCCTAATATCATGCGCCTCCAACGAACCAACCAATCTTCCAATTTTAgggtttcaagattgttggattcttgaatagctacgataacatgatcaaagtgagaggtcaacATACACATTACATTTTCAACAATCATCTTTTCAGTTAAGGTTTCACCACAATCCTTCATGAGATGGACGAGATTATGCACCTTCGACACATAGCATGCAATATTTTCATCTACTCTCATCCGCATCAATTCATATTGCCGTTGCAAATTCTTCAATTTGACAACTTTGACTTTCTCGCCTCCTTCATAGTACTTGACAAGAATATTCCATGTCTCCTTCGCCAATTCATCTTGAGAGATCTTGTCGAAATTCTCTGAATCTACTGCTGATAGAATGCAATACGCGGCATTGCAGTCTTTCTTCTTCGCCTCCTCGTTCGCGACACTCTGAGTATCAGTTGCATTTTCAGCGAGCTTATGGATGTTATTAGTAAC includes:
- the LOC127137085 gene encoding uncharacterized protein LOC127137085 produces the protein MNDTNDILNSLLILNGKNWNRWSKQMKSLLDFHEILEVVTNNIHKLAENATDTQSVANEEAKKKDCNAAYCILSAVDSENFDKISQDELAKETWNILVKYYEGGEKVKVVKLKNLQRQYELMRMRVDENIACYVSKVHNLVHLMKDCGETLTEKMIVENVMWILNPRKEEKETHIRKTKRKKGVEFYNCEKWGHLAKNDWYNKYKGATKSKEEGANLARQDSDDYEDMVVMAAFADDHIDSKIWFLDTSCSNQMIGLKVLLADFDSSMKSRVKLTNNISLQAKGIGNIVIHRSNGGKAMIKVIYVPGMK